The Deltaproteobacteria bacterium region AGTGGCCGAGCGTCCGGTGCCGAATTCGAGACGCCCGCCGGAAAGAATATCGAGGACGGCGGCCCGCTCGGCGATGCGGATGGGATGATTGAACTGCGGTACGCAGACCACAATGCCGTGACCGACGTGAATGTTCTTGGTCTGCATGGCGCAAGCAGTTAAGAACAACTCTGGGGCCGAGCAATGCGAGTATTCTTCCAGGAAGTGATGCTCGACTGCCCACACTTGGTCGAAGCCGAGCTCGTCAGCCAGACGTACTTGTTCCAGTGCGTTCATGTAGACTTTGCGCTCGGCCTCGCGGTCCCACGGACGCGGAACCGACAATTCATAAAAAATACCGAATTTCATGGCGACCTCCTTTGGAACGTTCTTTGGCGATGCACTACCAGCTATCAGCTTTCTGTCAGGAGCGGAAGAGGAAGCGAGGTTGCGGGCCTGGGGCGCTGAAGACATAATGCTGCGAAACGGCCTCAAGAGAGAACCACATGACAACACAAAGTACTGCTCAGAAGCTAACGACCACTGGCCCGGAACTGGTGGCGCGCGCCCGCGCGCTCGCTCCTTTGCTGGCGGAACACGCCGCCGAGGCCGAACGTCAGCGCAAGCCGGTCGATGCCGTGATTCGGGCGTTGGAAGAAGCCGAGATTTTCAAGCTGATGGTGCCGCGTTGTTATGGCGGCCTAGAACTCGACCTGGATACCTTCTTCGAGGTCGGAGCCGCGCTCGGTGAAGGCGACGCCTCGATGGCCTGGGTGGCCAATTTCTACGTCGAACACAACTGGATTCTCAGTCAATTTCCCGCATCCTTTCAGCAAGGGCTCTTCGCTCAACGCTCTTACGTCCTTGCACCGGCGATGTTGGCGCCGAGCGGACTTGCCGTGCGTGAAGGGGAGGGGTATCGCCTGAACGGGCGTTGGCAGTGGGCCAGCGGCGTCATGCACTGCGATTGGGTCATTCCCGGTGCCTTGGAGCAAACGCCTGAAGGCAAACCCGACCCGCGCTGGTTTGCGGTGCCGCTCTCGCAAGCGAAAGTCGAGGATACCTGGTACGTCGATGGCATGGTCGGGACCGGGAGCAACGATGTCGTGATTGACGATGTCTACGTTCCCGCCGAACGCAGCGTCTCGATGTTAGACATGAGCACTGGGAACGGTCCGGGGTCGCTACTGCACGAGGGTCCGCTCTACCACACGCCCATGCTGCCCATTCTCACCATGGCGGGCACGACTCCGGCTTTAGGACAGGCGCGGGCGGCGGTGCGGCAGTTTCGCGAGCGTTTGGCCGATCGTATACGTTTGGGATCGCGGACCAAGCAAGGAGACAAGGCGTCCGCGCAGATGCGCCTAGCTCGTGTCGAGGTGGAAGTGCGCGAGGCGGAATTACTGATCCGCGATGTCGTGGCCGATGTGATGGCGCGACGCGATACCGCGACCATGCTCGACCGTGCTCGATGGGCGACACAATTCGCTGTTGCCGTTGACCGCTGTCGGCACGTAGTTCAGACCGTTGTCGAGGCGAGCGGAGCACACGCGCACTTTCTTGACCATCCTTTGCAACGCACGTTACGCGACGTGAACACGATCTCGTGCCACGTCGTTTTCGATCTGGATGGCCGGCTGGAATCCTTCGGACGCTTGCTGCTCGGTTTGGATTCGGGCGGGGCGCTCTTGTGAGAGAAGACAGGGGAAGGAATCGTCATGCGTTGTCCGAGCTGCAATTTCGAGAACCCTGAGGGGATGAATTTTTGCGGCAAGTGCGCTGCGCCACTTGCTCTGCGCTGCCCACAGTGCGGCTTCGAGAACCCTCCTGGCTTTGCCTTCTGCGGCAAATGCGCCACGCCGCTTACGGAAGGCGAAAAGGAAGTTGTTAGTAGTCAGTTATCAGTTGTTAGTCCCCAGCCCCTAGTCCCTAGTCCCGAGCACCCAGCAGAGCGACGGCAATTGACCGTTATGTTCTGCGACCTCGTCGGTTCCACGGCGCTCTCGACCCAGCTCGATCCTGAAGAGTTACGCGAGGTGATCTGGGCCTACCAGCAAACGAGCGCCGCAGTGATTGAACGCTATGGGGGATACATCGCCCAGTATCTTGGGGATGGGTTACTGGTATATTTCGGCTATCCCATTGCGCACGAGGACGATGCCGTGCGGGCCGTGCGGGCGGGGCTGGAGATTATTGAAACGTTACGCCAACCGGTCCCCTCTCCCTTGAGGGGAGAGGGACAGGGAGAGGGTGAGATACTTTCACCTTTGCAGGATACCCCCCATCCTAACCTTCCCCCGCAAGGGGGGAAGGAACTGCGGGGATTGCAAGTCCGCATCGGCATTCATACCGGTCTCGTGGTCGTGGGTGAGGTTGGTGGCGGAGCCAAGCACGAGCAGCTCGCACTCGGCGAGACGCCGAACATTGCCGCCCGCGTGCAAAGCCAAGCGTCGCCGAATGAAGTCGTTGTCAGCGCCGCGACCCTTCGCCTCATGCATGGGTTGTTTGTCACCGAAGACCTGGGGCAGCAAGCACTCAAGGGCATCTCGACGCCAATGGCACTCTGCCGGGTGGTCGAAGAGAGTACTGCGCAGCGTCGCGTCGAGCGAGAGACGTATGTCGGCTTGACGCCTCTGGTGGGCCGAGAGCTGGAGATGGAAATGTTGCGGGACCGCTGGCGGCGCGCCGTTCAGGGTGCTGGACAAGGCGTGCTACTTAGCGGTGAGCCCGGCATTGGTAAATCCCGCTTGGTGCAAACGCTCAGAGAACAGGTCCTGAGCGATAGGGCGATACGGATCGAATTGCGTTGTTCACCGTATCACCAAAACAGTGCCTATTACCCGATCATTGAGCATCTGCAACGATTCCTACGGTTTACTCTCCAAGACACGCCACAGACCAAACTGGAGAAATTGACCCAGGCACTCTCCTCGTACCGTTTCCCGCAAGTCGAGACGCTGCCGTTGTTGGCGGCTTTCCTGTCGCTCCCGCATCCAGAAGGCGCTTCGCCGTTTGTGATGAGTCCGCAGAAACAGAAAGAGAAGATGCAGGAGGCGATCATCGCGTGGATCGTCGAAGAAGCCGAGCGAGCGCCAGTCTACTGTGCCTGGGAAGATCTGCACTGGGCCGATCCGTCCACACTCGAGCTGTTGACGCTGCTGCTCGCGCAGGTCCCGACGGCGCGACTGTTGATGCTGCTGACCTTTCGCCCGGAATTTACCCCGCCCTGGGGGCCGCGGTCTTACTTGAGCCAACTGACGCTGAGCCGCTTAGGCCAGTCGCACGCAGAGGCGATGATCGAGAAAGTGACCGGTGGCAAAGCGTTAGCGCCCGAGATTCTCCAGCAGATTGTCGCCAAGACCGATGGGGTGCCGCTGTTTGTCGAAGAGTTGACCAAAATGGTGATGGAACAACCCGTAGGGGCGATTCATGAATCGCCCCTGCAATTGACCATTCCCACTACTCTGCAGGATGCCCTCATGGCGCGGCTCGACCGGCTCGGAACGGTGAAAGAAATCGCCCAAATGGGAGCCACGATCGGGCGAGAATTTACCTATGATGTTCTGCAAGCCGTTTCTCCGCTCACGGCGGACACGTTGCAACAGGGGCTGCGGCAGTTGGTAGAGACGGAACTGGTCTATCAACGCGGCGTACCGCCGCACGCGACCTACATCTTCAAACATGCGCTGGTGCAAGATACGGCGTATCAATCGTTGCTCAAAAGCACTCGGCAACAACATCATCGGCAGATTGCCCGAGTGTTGGAAGAGCGATTTGCAAAGATCGAAGAAACCCAGCCCGAACTGTTGGCACATCACTGCACCGAGGCGGGGCTGATCGAGCAGGCGATACCGTATTGGCAGCAGGCGGGGCAGAGAGCCGTGCAGCGCTCGGCCAATATAGAGGCAATTGTTCACCTCACCAAAGGGCTGGAGTTACTCAGGACCCTGCCAGACACCCTCAAGCGTACCCAACAAGAACTCACTTTGCAGACCACCCTTGGTCCGGCGTTGATTGCTACCAAAGGCTTTGGGGCACCGGAGGTGGAGAAAACTTACTCCCGAGCGCGGGAGCTGTGCCGACAGGTGGGGGAGACTCCTCAGCTCTTCTTGGTGTTGCGGGGGCTTTGGGCATTTTATAACACACGAGCGGAGTTGCAGACGGCAGGTGAGCTGGGGGAACAGTTCCTGAGCTTAGCTCAGGGTGTACAGGACCCGGCGCTTCTCCTAGAGGCCCACAGGGCGCTGGGGAGAAATTTGTTCGATCGCGGAGAGTTGCTTCTAGCCCGAGCGCATCTGGAGCAGGGGATTGCCCTCTACGACCCTCTGCAGCACGGCTCCCATGCCTTCCTCTACGGGTATGACCCTGGGGTGGCCGGCCTGTCCTGTATGGCCCTGGTCTTGTGGCATCTTGGCTATCCGGACGAGGCTCTCAAGCGGAACCACGAGGCGCTTACCCTGGCCCAGGAGCTGGCGCATCCTTTTAGCCTGGCTTTTGCCTTTTTCTTTACTGACAGGCTCTGTCAGTTTCGCCGGGATGGGCAGACAGCCCAAGAGCGGGCAGAGGCAGCCATTGCACTCTCTCGTGAGCATGGGTTTCCGCTCTTCGTCGCGGAGGGGACCATACTGCGGGGTTGGGCACTGGCTGAGCAGGGACAGAAGGAAGAGGGGATTGCACAGATGTGCCAGGGTATGGCCGCTTGGCGAGTCACAGGGGCAGAGATGTGGCAGTCGAATTTTCTTGCTCTGCTGGCCGAGGTGTACGGGAAAGTAGGACAGGTAGAAGAAGGGCTTGCCGTGCTGGCCGAGGCGCTGGCTCAGATAGACAAGACTGGAGAACGTTTTTATGAAGCAGATCTGTATCGGATCAAAGGCGAACTCCTGCTGGCGCAGGCAGGCCACAGGCTGCAGGCTCTAGGCTTGAGGGAGAAGACGGAAGAGGCTGAAGAATGCTTTTTGAAAGCTATTGAAATTGCTTGCCGGCAGAGTGCTAAGTCTCTGGAGCTACGGGCGGTGACTAGCCTCGCTCGCCTGTGGCAGCAGCAAGGCAAGCAACACGAAGCCCGGCAATTACTGGCCGACATCTACAACTGGTTCACCGAAGGCTTCGACACCAAGGATTTGCAAGAGGCGAAGGCGTTGCTGGAAGAATTGAGCAATTAAAGAAAGGAGCGAACTATGGCGATCATGGAGACCCTGATGGCTGAAACGCCGCCGCTTTACTCCACGGATGAGGGCGTCGTGCGTATTATCGGAACTCGTGTCAGCTTGGACACCGTGCTTGGTGCCTTTCTGAACGGGAGCACGGCTGAACAGATTGCCTATAAATATCCCTCTCTCAAATTGGCGGACATTTATGCAGTCATCACCTATTATCTCCGTCACCGGCAAGCCGTGGAATCCTATCTAGCGGAGCAGCACCAAGAAGCGGAGAGCATAAGGCAAGAAGTAGAAGACCGCTTTTCACCGGCTGGTGTGCGAGAACGGTTGCTAGCACGACGAGTAGAAAGGTCCTGAGTCCGGTGATTCGCTTCTTGACCGATGAAGATTTCGACAACGACATTCTCCGTGGAGTCGTACTCAGACTCCCGACACTCGATATTGTTCGCGTTCAGGATGTCGGTTTGCTGGGGAAAAGCGATCCCGTGGTGTTGGCGTGGGCGGCAGGAGAAACGCGACTCTTGCTGACCCATGATATTCGCACGATGAGACTCCATGCGTATGCGCGTCTGGACGAGGGACTGCCGATGCCGGGCGTGTTTGTCGTGCCCCAAAGTCTGCCCGTTGCCCGCGCAATAGAAGAAGTACTGTTGTTGGCGGAGTGTAGCGTGGAAGGCGAGTGGGAAGGACAAGTACGATTTCTACCATTGTAGGGTGCTATCGCGACCCCATGCGCAAATGACTCGCCTCTCCAAAACCGTATGTTATGGAACGGTCTTCTCATACGCTCCGATATCATAGGTGGGACCTTGAGGTCGCGGGTTCCCTTCGATGTCGTCGGTAACTGCCGTGAGTGTCACGCCAGTGTCGATGGCAATGCTGCCGGAGACGAGGTGATAGTCGTTGGTCGTCGGATCGGCGAAAAGCGCCGCGAGCGACGACCATAGGAGCGAGTGCTGGTCTTTCTTCTTCTTCTGCCACTGCGCCAACGTAATGAACTGCTCGTTGAACGCGAAGCGGTTATTGACGATGTTGTAGTCGGACTGGAGCCCGCTCAGGCTGGAGCTGTCGGTTTCGATGCTCCCACGCGTGCCGGTGTGAATCAGGATGTTGTTCTTTACCTGGTTGCCACTGCTGCCGTGAATCAGCACCAAAGCGAAGCGTCCGTTGGACGCCTGCACGATGGTGTTGTGAAAAATCTTGTTCTTCTTGGTGCCCCAAGATCTACCGGAGCCATCATCCCAGCCGGCAATCCCGCTGGCGTGGTTATTGTAAAGTAGGTTATTGCGGAGGGTGGAGCTGCGCACCGAGGCGAGGTTGATGGCCGCGCCGCCGCCCACGCCGTTTTCGTAGATGACGTTATCTTCAACCAATGCCCCGGAGATGATGCCGTCGCCGGCGAGCGAAGGATCGGCGTTGATTTGCACCCCGCTGGCGTAATTGTGATGAGCAACATTGCCACGAATAACGGGATTGTCCGCGCTGTTGGAGACGTAAATGCCGTGCTCCAGCCCGGAGTAAGAGGTTTCGTTATTTTCGATGACCACGTTCAAAGCGTAGCCGGTGAAAATCCCCCAACGGGTGTTGTCGTGGCAAAAGTTATTCCGCAGTACGATACCGGTCGCCGGTGCGGTGGGCTCGCCTTGGACCGCGATGCCGGAGCGAGGCGCGCTGTGCGTCTCGAAGCCTTCGATGACGATGTAGTTGGCATTGCGGACCCACAGGTTGTCGCCGTTACTGTTCGACGGTCCCGGCAGATTGACGACGGCCCCGCTCTCGCCCGAGAAGGTGATCGGTGCGGCGGCTTGCCCTGAGCGGCTGAATTTCGCGCCCACATAGACTCCTGCGCGAACGATGACTGTGTCACCGGCATTGGCGGTGTTCGCCGCCTGTTGCAGTGTCCGCCA contains the following coding sequences:
- a CDS encoding LLM class flavin-dependent oxidoreductase is translated as MKFGIFYELSVPRPWDREAERKVYMNALEQVRLADELGFDQVWAVEHHFLEEYSHCSAPELFLTACAMQTKNIHVGHGIVVCVPQFNHPIRIAERAAVLDILSGGRLEFGTGRSAT
- a CDS encoding acyl-CoA dehydrogenase, with the protein product MTTQSTAQKLTTTGPELVARARALAPLLAEHAAEAERQRKPVDAVIRALEEAEIFKLMVPRCYGGLELDLDTFFEVGAALGEGDASMAWVANFYVEHNWILSQFPASFQQGLFAQRSYVLAPAMLAPSGLAVREGEGYRLNGRWQWASGVMHCDWVIPGALEQTPEGKPDPRWFAVPLSQAKVEDTWYVDGMVGTGSNDVVIDDVYVPAERSVSMLDMSTGNGPGSLLHEGPLYHTPMLPILTMAGTTPALGQARAAVRQFRERLADRIRLGSRTKQGDKASAQMRLARVEVEVREAELLIRDVVADVMARRDTATMLDRARWATQFAVAVDRCRHVVQTVVEASGAHAHFLDHPLQRTLRDVNTISCHVVFDLDGRLESFGRLLLGLDSGGALL
- a CDS encoding AAA family ATPase, which translates into the protein MRCPSCNFENPEGMNFCGKCAAPLALRCPQCGFENPPGFAFCGKCATPLTEGEKEVVSSQLSVVSPQPLVPSPEHPAERRQLTVMFCDLVGSTALSTQLDPEELREVIWAYQQTSAAVIERYGGYIAQYLGDGLLVYFGYPIAHEDDAVRAVRAGLEIIETLRQPVPSPLRGEGQGEGEILSPLQDTPHPNLPPQGGKELRGLQVRIGIHTGLVVVGEVGGGAKHEQLALGETPNIAARVQSQASPNEVVVSAATLRLMHGLFVTEDLGQQALKGISTPMALCRVVEESTAQRRVERETYVGLTPLVGRELEMEMLRDRWRRAVQGAGQGVLLSGEPGIGKSRLVQTLREQVLSDRAIRIELRCSPYHQNSAYYPIIEHLQRFLRFTLQDTPQTKLEKLTQALSSYRFPQVETLPLLAAFLSLPHPEGASPFVMSPQKQKEKMQEAIIAWIVEEAERAPVYCAWEDLHWADPSTLELLTLLLAQVPTARLLMLLTFRPEFTPPWGPRSYLSQLTLSRLGQSHAEAMIEKVTGGKALAPEILQQIVAKTDGVPLFVEELTKMVMEQPVGAIHESPLQLTIPTTLQDALMARLDRLGTVKEIAQMGATIGREFTYDVLQAVSPLTADTLQQGLRQLVETELVYQRGVPPHATYIFKHALVQDTAYQSLLKSTRQQHHRQIARVLEERFAKIEETQPELLAHHCTEAGLIEQAIPYWQQAGQRAVQRSANIEAIVHLTKGLELLRTLPDTLKRTQQELTLQTTLGPALIATKGFGAPEVEKTYSRARELCRQVGETPQLFLVLRGLWAFYNTRAELQTAGELGEQFLSLAQGVQDPALLLEAHRALGRNLFDRGELLLARAHLEQGIALYDPLQHGSHAFLYGYDPGVAGLSCMALVLWHLGYPDEALKRNHEALTLAQELAHPFSLAFAFFFTDRLCQFRRDGQTAQERAEAAIALSREHGFPLFVAEGTILRGWALAEQGQKEEGIAQMCQGMAAWRVTGAEMWQSNFLALLAEVYGKVGQVEEGLAVLAEALAQIDKTGERFYEADLYRIKGELLLAQAGHRLQALGLREKTEEAEECFLKAIEIACRQSAKSLELRAVTSLARLWQQQGKQHEARQLLADIYNWFTEGFDTKDLQEAKALLEELSN
- a CDS encoding DUF433 domain-containing protein — protein: MAIMETLMAETPPLYSTDEGVVRIIGTRVSLDTVLGAFLNGSTAEQIAYKYPSLKLADIYAVITYYLRHRQAVESYLAEQHQEAESIRQEVEDRFSPAGVRERLLARRVERS
- a CDS encoding DUF5615 family PIN-like protein, encoding MIRFLTDEDFDNDILRGVVLRLPTLDIVRVQDVGLLGKSDPVVLAWAAGETRLLLTHDIRTMRLHAYARLDEGLPMPGVFVVPQSLPVARAIEEVLLLAECSVEGEWEGQVRFLPL
- a CDS encoding right-handed parallel beta-helix repeat-containing protein, yielding MTHLLRHVAKRSGRLLLLLSCMLLLRGTHSSYAAMLYVDPTGLDTNPGTDASPWRTLQQAANTANAGDTVIVRAGVYVGAKFSRSGQAAAPITFSGESGAVVNLPGPSNSNGDNLWVRNANYIVIEGFETHSAPRSGIAVQGEPTAPATGIVLRNNFCHDNTRWGIFTGYALNVVIENNETSYSGLEHGIYVSNSADNPVIRGNVAHHNYASGVQINADPSLAGDGIISGALVEDNVIYENGVGGGAAINLASVRSSTLRNNLLYNNHASGIAGWDDGSGRSWGTKKNKIFHNTIVQASNGRFALVLIHGSSGNQVKNNILIHTGTRGSIETDSSSLSGLQSDYNIVNNRFAFNEQFITLAQWQKKKKDQHSLLWSSLAALFADPTTNDYHLVSGSIAIDTGVTLTAVTDDIEGNPRPQGPTYDIGAYEKTVP